In a genomic window of Gossypium arboreum isolate Shixiya-1 chromosome 9, ASM2569848v2, whole genome shotgun sequence:
- the LOC108456648 gene encoding protein argonaute 1-like isoform X3: protein MVRKKRTDVPSAGGESSHSHDTGVGSGRATQRPSQQGGAGGGGYSTGRGLVPQSQQTGRGGYSAGGWGRGTSQQQFAERPPEYQGRGRGGPPQQGGRGSYGSGRGSGGSGGGPFHGGPSRPPYPELHQATQPFHGPASFEAGSSSRPPEHAPSAQSLHIPEEAGQAIQPVPSSSKSVRFPLRPGKGCTGTKCIVKANHFFAELPDKDLHQYDVTITPEVASRGVNRAVMEQLVKLYRESYLGKHLPAYDGRKSLYTAGPLPFVSKEFRITLIDDDDGSGMQRRECEFRVVIKLAARADLHHLGLFLQGKQADAPQEALQVLDIVLRELPTSRYCPVGRSFYSPYLGRKQSLGEGIESWRGFYQSIRPTQMGLSLNIDMSSTAFIEPLPVIDFVAQLLNRDVSSRPLSDADRVKIKKALRGVKVEVTHRGNMRRKYRISGLTSQATRELTFPVDERGTMKSVVEYFYETYGFVIQHTQWPCLQVGNQQRANYLPMEVCKIVEGQRYSKRLNERQITALLRVTCQRPQEREYDIIETVHQNAYHEDPHAKEFGIKISEKLASVEARILPAPWLKYHDTGREKNCLPQVGQWNMMNKKMVNGGTVNNWICINFSRQVQDSVALRFCYELSQMCYISGMAFTPEPVLPPISARPEQVEKVLKTRYHDAVTKLQTQRKELDLLIVILPDNNGSLYGDLKRICETDLGIVSQCCLTKHVFKMSKQYLANVALKINVKVGGRNTVLVDAISRRIPLVSDRPTIIFGADVTHPHPGEDSSPSIAAVVASQDWPEITKYAGLVCAQAHRQELIQDLFKTWQDPVRGTVSGGMIKELLISFRRATGHKPQRIIFYRDGVSEGQFYQVLLYELDAIRKYKSDTTQGCLLTTIMIAMLLTRVGIFCLAQWWTPKSVIPRSLTSTYVAMLGFRVQAVQLIIMCYGMRTSLQLMLCSLLQTTSAIHMQGARDLCLSFLLHTMLILLHSELVFTWNQRLQTVDQ, encoded by the exons ATGGTTAGGAAGAAGAGAACTGATGTTCCTTCTGCTGGAGGTGAGAGCTCCCACTCCCATGACACGGGTGTTGGCAGTGGTCGTGCTACCCAACGCCCTTCTCAGCAAGGAGGAGCTGGAGGGGGAGGATACTCAACTGGAAGAGGTCTGGTTCCACAGTCCCAGCAAACTGGTCGGGGAGGTTACAGTGCTGGTGGTTGGGGTCGGGGTACGTCACAACAGCAGTTTGCTGAAAGACCCCCTGAATACCAAGGTAGAGGAAGGGGTGGGCCTCCTCAGCAAGGAGGTCGTGGGAGCTATGGCAGTGGTCGAGGCAGTGGTGGCAGTGGAGGAGGgcctttccatggtggaccatCCCGACCACCTTATCCCGAGCTGCACCAAGCAACCCAACCTTTTCATGGGCCTGCATCATTTGAGGCAGGTTCTTCATCCAGACCCCCTGAGCATGCACCATCGGCACAGTCGCTTCACATCCCGGAAGAAGCTGGCCAAGCAATTCAGCCAGTCCCTTCATCAAGCAAGTCTGTGAGGTTTCCTCTTCGGCCTGGAAAGGGTTGCACTGGCACAAAGTGTATAGTCAAGGCTAACCATTTCTTTGCTGAACTGCCAGATAAAGATTTGCACCAGTATGAT GTTACTATAACACCGGAGGTTGCATCACGTGGAGTGAACCGAGCTGTAATGGAGCAGCTGGTAAAATTGTACAGAGAATCATATCTTGGAAAGCACCTTCCTGCTTATGATGGTCGAAAGAGCCTTTACACCGCTGGGCCTCTCCCTTTTGTGTCAAAGGAGTTTAGGATCACCcttattgatgatgatgatgggtcGGGAATGCAAAG AAGAGAGTGCGAATTTAGAGTTGTGATCAAACTGGCTGCACGTGCTGATCTGCATCATCTTGGACTCTTTCTGCAAGGGAAGCAAGCTGATGCACCTCAGGAAGCTCTCCAGGTTCTTGACATTGTTCTTCGTGAATTACCTACTTCTAG GTACTGTCCTGTTGGCCGTTCATTTTACTCCCCTTACCTAGGGAGAAAGCAATCGTTGGGTGAGGGAATAGAAAGTTGGCGTGGTTTCTACCAAAGCATTCGTCCCACACAGATGGGGCTCTCACTTAATATTG ATATGTCTTCTACTGCTTTCATTGAGCCATTGCCAGTTATTGATTTTGTTGCACAATTGCTGAATCGGGATGTTTCTTCTAGACCACTATCTGATGCTGATCGTGTGAAG ATCAAAAAGGCTCTTAGAGGAGTCAAGGTGGAAGTTACGCACCGAGGAAACATGCGAAGAAAATATCGCATATCTGGTTTAACATCACAAGCAACTAGAGAGCTGAC TTTTCCTGTAGATGAAAGAGGTACAATGAAATCTGTTGTGGAGTACTTTTATGAAACTTATGGTTTCGTAATCCAACACACCCAATGGCCTTGTCTACAAGTCGGAAACCAGCAGAGAGCAAATTATTTGCCAATGGAG GTATGCAAGATTGTTGAGGGTCAGAGGTACTCCAAGAGGTTGAATGAGAGACAGATCACTGCTCTGCTGAGGGTCACCTGCCAGCGTCCTCAGGAAAGAGAGTATGATATCATTGAG ACGGTACATCAGAATGCTTACCATGAGGACCCTCATGCCAAGGAATTTGGAATTAAAATTAGTGAGAAGCTTGCTTCAGTTGAAGCACGCATTCTACCTGCACCATGG CTTAAATATCATGATACCGGTAGAGAGAAGAACTGCCTTCCTCAAGTTGGCCAATGGAATATGATGAATAAG AAAATGGTTAATGGTGGGACTGTAAACAACTGGATCTGCATAAATTTTTCTCGGCAAGTCCAAGATAGTGTGGCACTAAGGTTTTGTTATGAACTTTCACAAATGTGTTATATCTCTGGCATG GCTTTTACTCCTGAACCAGTGCTTCCTCCAATTAGTGCTCGTCCAGAGCAAGTGGAGAAGGTCTTGAAAACAAGATATCATGATGCTGTGACTAAACTCCAAACCCAGCGCAAAGAGCTTGACCTGCTAATTGTTATTCTTCCAGATAATAATGGCTCTCTTTATG GTGATTTGAAAAGGATTTGTGAGACAGATCTTGGAATTGTTTCTCAGTGCTGCTTGACTAAACATGTATTTAAAATGAGCAAACAGTATTTGGCTAATGTGGCATTGAAGATTAATGTCAAGGTTGGAGGAAGGAATACAGTTCTTGTTGATGCGATATCACGACGAATACCTCTAGTCAGTGACCGACCGACTATAATTTTTGGTGCCGATGTTACCCATCCGCACCCTGGGGAGGATTCAAGCCCTTCTATTGCAGCT GTTGTTGCCTCCCAAGATTGGCCCGAGATTACAAAGTATGCTGGTTTGGTTTGTGCTCAAGCTCATCGCCAGGAGCTCATCCAAGATTTATTCAAGACATGGCAGGATCCAGTAAGGGGGACTGTTTCTGGTGGTATGATTAA GGAACTCCTAATATCTTTCCGAAGAGCAACTGGACATAAGCCACAGCGCATCATATTCTACAG GGATGGTGTCAGTGAAGGCCAGTTTTATCAAGTATTGTTGTATGAACTAGATGCTATTCGTAAG TACAAAAGCGACACCACACAAGGTTGTTTGCTAACAACCATAATGATCGCAATGCTGTTGACAAGAGTGGGAATATTTTGCCTG GCACAGTGGTGGACTCCAAAATCTGTCATCCCACGGAGTTTGACTTCTACTTATGTAGCCATGCTGGGATTCAG GGTACAAGCCGTCCAGCTCATTATCATGTGCTATGGGATGAGAACAAGTTTACAGCTGATGCTTTGCAGTCTCTTACAAACAACCTCTGCTATAC ATATGCAAGGTGCACGCGATCTGTGTCTATCG TTCCTCCTGCATACTATGCTCATCTTGCTGCATTCCGAGCTCGTTTTTACATGGAACCAGAGACTTCAGACAGTGGATCAATGA
- the LOC108456648 gene encoding protein argonaute 1-like isoform X4, translated as MVRKKRTDVPSAGGESSHSHDTGVGSGRATQRPSQQGGAGGGGYSTGRGLVPQSQQTGRGGYSAGGWGRGTSQQQFAERPPEYQGRGRGGPPQQGGRGSYGSGRGSGGSGGGPFHGGPSRPPYPELHQATQPFHGPASFEAGSSSRPPEHAPSAQSLHIPEEAGQAIQPVPSSSKSVRFPLRPGKGCTGTKCIVKANHFFAELPDKDLHQYDVTITPEVASRGVNRAVMEQLVKLYRESYLGKHLPAYDGRKSLYTAGPLPFVSKEFRITLIDDDDGSGMQRECEFRVVIKLAARADLHHLGLFLQGKQADAPQEALQVLDIVLRELPTSRYCPVGRSFYSPYLGRKQSLGEGIESWRGFYQSIRPTQMGLSLNIDMSSTAFIEPLPVIDFVAQLLNRDVSSRPLSDADRVKIKKALRGVKVEVTHRGNMRRKYRISGLTSQATRELTFPVDERGTMKSVVEYFYETYGFVIQHTQWPCLQVGNQQRANYLPMEVCKIVEGQRYSKRLNERQITALLRVTCQRPQEREYDIIETVHQNAYHEDPHAKEFGIKISEKLASVEARILPAPWLKYHDTGREKNCLPQVGQWNMMNKKMVNGGTVNNWICINFSRQVQDSVALRFCYELSQMCYISGMAFTPEPVLPPISARPEQVEKVLKTRYHDAVTKLQTQRKELDLLIVILPDNNGSLYGDLKRICETDLGIVSQCCLTKHVFKMSKQYLANVALKINVKVGGRNTVLVDAISRRIPLVSDRPTIIFGADVTHPHPGEDSSPSIAAVVASQDWPEITKYAGLVCAQAHRQELIQDLFKTWQDPVRGTVSGGMIKELLISFRRATGHKPQRIIFYRDGVSEGQFYQVLLYELDAIRKYKSDTTQGCLLTTIMIAMLLTRVGIFCLAQWWTPKSVIPRSLTSTYVAMLGFRVQAVQLIIMCYGMRTSLQLMLCSLLQTTSAIHMQGARDLCLSFLLHTMLILLHSELVFTWNQRLQTVDQ; from the exons ATGGTTAGGAAGAAGAGAACTGATGTTCCTTCTGCTGGAGGTGAGAGCTCCCACTCCCATGACACGGGTGTTGGCAGTGGTCGTGCTACCCAACGCCCTTCTCAGCAAGGAGGAGCTGGAGGGGGAGGATACTCAACTGGAAGAGGTCTGGTTCCACAGTCCCAGCAAACTGGTCGGGGAGGTTACAGTGCTGGTGGTTGGGGTCGGGGTACGTCACAACAGCAGTTTGCTGAAAGACCCCCTGAATACCAAGGTAGAGGAAGGGGTGGGCCTCCTCAGCAAGGAGGTCGTGGGAGCTATGGCAGTGGTCGAGGCAGTGGTGGCAGTGGAGGAGGgcctttccatggtggaccatCCCGACCACCTTATCCCGAGCTGCACCAAGCAACCCAACCTTTTCATGGGCCTGCATCATTTGAGGCAGGTTCTTCATCCAGACCCCCTGAGCATGCACCATCGGCACAGTCGCTTCACATCCCGGAAGAAGCTGGCCAAGCAATTCAGCCAGTCCCTTCATCAAGCAAGTCTGTGAGGTTTCCTCTTCGGCCTGGAAAGGGTTGCACTGGCACAAAGTGTATAGTCAAGGCTAACCATTTCTTTGCTGAACTGCCAGATAAAGATTTGCACCAGTATGAT GTTACTATAACACCGGAGGTTGCATCACGTGGAGTGAACCGAGCTGTAATGGAGCAGCTGGTAAAATTGTACAGAGAATCATATCTTGGAAAGCACCTTCCTGCTTATGATGGTCGAAAGAGCCTTTACACCGCTGGGCCTCTCCCTTTTGTGTCAAAGGAGTTTAGGATCACCcttattgatgatgatgatgggtcGGGAATGCAAAG AGAGTGCGAATTTAGAGTTGTGATCAAACTGGCTGCACGTGCTGATCTGCATCATCTTGGACTCTTTCTGCAAGGGAAGCAAGCTGATGCACCTCAGGAAGCTCTCCAGGTTCTTGACATTGTTCTTCGTGAATTACCTACTTCTAG GTACTGTCCTGTTGGCCGTTCATTTTACTCCCCTTACCTAGGGAGAAAGCAATCGTTGGGTGAGGGAATAGAAAGTTGGCGTGGTTTCTACCAAAGCATTCGTCCCACACAGATGGGGCTCTCACTTAATATTG ATATGTCTTCTACTGCTTTCATTGAGCCATTGCCAGTTATTGATTTTGTTGCACAATTGCTGAATCGGGATGTTTCTTCTAGACCACTATCTGATGCTGATCGTGTGAAG ATCAAAAAGGCTCTTAGAGGAGTCAAGGTGGAAGTTACGCACCGAGGAAACATGCGAAGAAAATATCGCATATCTGGTTTAACATCACAAGCAACTAGAGAGCTGAC TTTTCCTGTAGATGAAAGAGGTACAATGAAATCTGTTGTGGAGTACTTTTATGAAACTTATGGTTTCGTAATCCAACACACCCAATGGCCTTGTCTACAAGTCGGAAACCAGCAGAGAGCAAATTATTTGCCAATGGAG GTATGCAAGATTGTTGAGGGTCAGAGGTACTCCAAGAGGTTGAATGAGAGACAGATCACTGCTCTGCTGAGGGTCACCTGCCAGCGTCCTCAGGAAAGAGAGTATGATATCATTGAG ACGGTACATCAGAATGCTTACCATGAGGACCCTCATGCCAAGGAATTTGGAATTAAAATTAGTGAGAAGCTTGCTTCAGTTGAAGCACGCATTCTACCTGCACCATGG CTTAAATATCATGATACCGGTAGAGAGAAGAACTGCCTTCCTCAAGTTGGCCAATGGAATATGATGAATAAG AAAATGGTTAATGGTGGGACTGTAAACAACTGGATCTGCATAAATTTTTCTCGGCAAGTCCAAGATAGTGTGGCACTAAGGTTTTGTTATGAACTTTCACAAATGTGTTATATCTCTGGCATG GCTTTTACTCCTGAACCAGTGCTTCCTCCAATTAGTGCTCGTCCAGAGCAAGTGGAGAAGGTCTTGAAAACAAGATATCATGATGCTGTGACTAAACTCCAAACCCAGCGCAAAGAGCTTGACCTGCTAATTGTTATTCTTCCAGATAATAATGGCTCTCTTTATG GTGATTTGAAAAGGATTTGTGAGACAGATCTTGGAATTGTTTCTCAGTGCTGCTTGACTAAACATGTATTTAAAATGAGCAAACAGTATTTGGCTAATGTGGCATTGAAGATTAATGTCAAGGTTGGAGGAAGGAATACAGTTCTTGTTGATGCGATATCACGACGAATACCTCTAGTCAGTGACCGACCGACTATAATTTTTGGTGCCGATGTTACCCATCCGCACCCTGGGGAGGATTCAAGCCCTTCTATTGCAGCT GTTGTTGCCTCCCAAGATTGGCCCGAGATTACAAAGTATGCTGGTTTGGTTTGTGCTCAAGCTCATCGCCAGGAGCTCATCCAAGATTTATTCAAGACATGGCAGGATCCAGTAAGGGGGACTGTTTCTGGTGGTATGATTAA GGAACTCCTAATATCTTTCCGAAGAGCAACTGGACATAAGCCACAGCGCATCATATTCTACAG GGATGGTGTCAGTGAAGGCCAGTTTTATCAAGTATTGTTGTATGAACTAGATGCTATTCGTAAG TACAAAAGCGACACCACACAAGGTTGTTTGCTAACAACCATAATGATCGCAATGCTGTTGACAAGAGTGGGAATATTTTGCCTG GCACAGTGGTGGACTCCAAAATCTGTCATCCCACGGAGTTTGACTTCTACTTATGTAGCCATGCTGGGATTCAG GGTACAAGCCGTCCAGCTCATTATCATGTGCTATGGGATGAGAACAAGTTTACAGCTGATGCTTTGCAGTCTCTTACAAACAACCTCTGCTATAC ATATGCAAGGTGCACGCGATCTGTGTCTATCG TTCCTCCTGCATACTATGCTCATCTTGCTGCATTCCGAGCTCGTTTTTACATGGAACCAGAGACTTCAGACAGTGGATCAATGA
- the LOC108456648 gene encoding protein argonaute 1-like isoform X1 — MVRKKRTDVPSAGGESSHSHDTGVGSGRATQRPSQQGGAGGGGYSTGRGLVPQSQQTGRGGYSAGGWGRGTSQQQFAERPPEYQGRGRGGPPQQGGRGSYGSGRGSGGSGGGPFHGGPSRPPYPELHQATQPFHGPASFEAGSSSRPPEHAPSAQSLHIPEEAGQAIQPVPSSSKSVRFPLRPGKGCTGTKCIVKANHFFAELPDKDLHQYDVTITPEVASRGVNRAVMEQLVKLYRESYLGKHLPAYDGRKSLYTAGPLPFVSKEFRITLIDDDDGSGMQRRECEFRVVIKLAARADLHHLGLFLQGKQADAPQEALQVLDIVLRELPTSRYCPVGRSFYSPYLGRKQSLGEGIESWRGFYQSIRPTQMGLSLNIDMSSTAFIEPLPVIDFVAQLLNRDVSSRPLSDADRVKIKKALRGVKVEVTHRGNMRRKYRISGLTSQATRELTFPVDERGTMKSVVEYFYETYGFVIQHTQWPCLQVGNQQRANYLPMEVCKIVEGQRYSKRLNERQITALLRVTCQRPQEREYDIIETVHQNAYHEDPHAKEFGIKISEKLASVEARILPAPWLKYHDTGREKNCLPQVGQWNMMNKKMVNGGTVNNWICINFSRQVQDSVALRFCYELSQMCYISGMAFTPEPVLPPISARPEQVEKVLKTRYHDAVTKLQTQRKELDLLIVILPDNNGSLYGDLKRICETDLGIVSQCCLTKHVFKMSKQYLANVALKINVKVGGRNTVLVDAISRRIPLVSDRPTIIFGADVTHPHPGEDSSPSIAAVVASQDWPEITKYAGLVCAQAHRQELIQDLFKTWQDPVRGTVSGGMIKELLISFRRATGHKPQRIIFYRDGVSEGQFYQVLLYELDAIRKACASLEPNYQPLVTFVVVQKRHHTRLFANNHNDRNAVDKSGNILPGTVVDSKICHPTEFDFYLCSHAGIQGTSRPAHYHVLWDENKFTADALQSLTNNLCYTYARCTRSVSIVPPAYYAHLAAFRARFYMEPETSDSGSMISGLAAGRGGMGGSAGPRSTRAPVAATAVRPLPALKENVKRVMFYC, encoded by the exons ATGGTTAGGAAGAAGAGAACTGATGTTCCTTCTGCTGGAGGTGAGAGCTCCCACTCCCATGACACGGGTGTTGGCAGTGGTCGTGCTACCCAACGCCCTTCTCAGCAAGGAGGAGCTGGAGGGGGAGGATACTCAACTGGAAGAGGTCTGGTTCCACAGTCCCAGCAAACTGGTCGGGGAGGTTACAGTGCTGGTGGTTGGGGTCGGGGTACGTCACAACAGCAGTTTGCTGAAAGACCCCCTGAATACCAAGGTAGAGGAAGGGGTGGGCCTCCTCAGCAAGGAGGTCGTGGGAGCTATGGCAGTGGTCGAGGCAGTGGTGGCAGTGGAGGAGGgcctttccatggtggaccatCCCGACCACCTTATCCCGAGCTGCACCAAGCAACCCAACCTTTTCATGGGCCTGCATCATTTGAGGCAGGTTCTTCATCCAGACCCCCTGAGCATGCACCATCGGCACAGTCGCTTCACATCCCGGAAGAAGCTGGCCAAGCAATTCAGCCAGTCCCTTCATCAAGCAAGTCTGTGAGGTTTCCTCTTCGGCCTGGAAAGGGTTGCACTGGCACAAAGTGTATAGTCAAGGCTAACCATTTCTTTGCTGAACTGCCAGATAAAGATTTGCACCAGTATGAT GTTACTATAACACCGGAGGTTGCATCACGTGGAGTGAACCGAGCTGTAATGGAGCAGCTGGTAAAATTGTACAGAGAATCATATCTTGGAAAGCACCTTCCTGCTTATGATGGTCGAAAGAGCCTTTACACCGCTGGGCCTCTCCCTTTTGTGTCAAAGGAGTTTAGGATCACCcttattgatgatgatgatgggtcGGGAATGCAAAG AAGAGAGTGCGAATTTAGAGTTGTGATCAAACTGGCTGCACGTGCTGATCTGCATCATCTTGGACTCTTTCTGCAAGGGAAGCAAGCTGATGCACCTCAGGAAGCTCTCCAGGTTCTTGACATTGTTCTTCGTGAATTACCTACTTCTAG GTACTGTCCTGTTGGCCGTTCATTTTACTCCCCTTACCTAGGGAGAAAGCAATCGTTGGGTGAGGGAATAGAAAGTTGGCGTGGTTTCTACCAAAGCATTCGTCCCACACAGATGGGGCTCTCACTTAATATTG ATATGTCTTCTACTGCTTTCATTGAGCCATTGCCAGTTATTGATTTTGTTGCACAATTGCTGAATCGGGATGTTTCTTCTAGACCACTATCTGATGCTGATCGTGTGAAG ATCAAAAAGGCTCTTAGAGGAGTCAAGGTGGAAGTTACGCACCGAGGAAACATGCGAAGAAAATATCGCATATCTGGTTTAACATCACAAGCAACTAGAGAGCTGAC TTTTCCTGTAGATGAAAGAGGTACAATGAAATCTGTTGTGGAGTACTTTTATGAAACTTATGGTTTCGTAATCCAACACACCCAATGGCCTTGTCTACAAGTCGGAAACCAGCAGAGAGCAAATTATTTGCCAATGGAG GTATGCAAGATTGTTGAGGGTCAGAGGTACTCCAAGAGGTTGAATGAGAGACAGATCACTGCTCTGCTGAGGGTCACCTGCCAGCGTCCTCAGGAAAGAGAGTATGATATCATTGAG ACGGTACATCAGAATGCTTACCATGAGGACCCTCATGCCAAGGAATTTGGAATTAAAATTAGTGAGAAGCTTGCTTCAGTTGAAGCACGCATTCTACCTGCACCATGG CTTAAATATCATGATACCGGTAGAGAGAAGAACTGCCTTCCTCAAGTTGGCCAATGGAATATGATGAATAAG AAAATGGTTAATGGTGGGACTGTAAACAACTGGATCTGCATAAATTTTTCTCGGCAAGTCCAAGATAGTGTGGCACTAAGGTTTTGTTATGAACTTTCACAAATGTGTTATATCTCTGGCATG GCTTTTACTCCTGAACCAGTGCTTCCTCCAATTAGTGCTCGTCCAGAGCAAGTGGAGAAGGTCTTGAAAACAAGATATCATGATGCTGTGACTAAACTCCAAACCCAGCGCAAAGAGCTTGACCTGCTAATTGTTATTCTTCCAGATAATAATGGCTCTCTTTATG GTGATTTGAAAAGGATTTGTGAGACAGATCTTGGAATTGTTTCTCAGTGCTGCTTGACTAAACATGTATTTAAAATGAGCAAACAGTATTTGGCTAATGTGGCATTGAAGATTAATGTCAAGGTTGGAGGAAGGAATACAGTTCTTGTTGATGCGATATCACGACGAATACCTCTAGTCAGTGACCGACCGACTATAATTTTTGGTGCCGATGTTACCCATCCGCACCCTGGGGAGGATTCAAGCCCTTCTATTGCAGCT GTTGTTGCCTCCCAAGATTGGCCCGAGATTACAAAGTATGCTGGTTTGGTTTGTGCTCAAGCTCATCGCCAGGAGCTCATCCAAGATTTATTCAAGACATGGCAGGATCCAGTAAGGGGGACTGTTTCTGGTGGTATGATTAA GGAACTCCTAATATCTTTCCGAAGAGCAACTGGACATAAGCCACAGCGCATCATATTCTACAG GGATGGTGTCAGTGAAGGCCAGTTTTATCAAGTATTGTTGTATGAACTAGATGCTATTCGTAAG GCATGTGCTTCTTTGGAGCCAAATTATCAGCCTCTTGTTACCTTTGTTGTAGTACAAAAGCGACACCACACAAGGTTGTTTGCTAACAACCATAATGATCGCAATGCTGTTGACAAGAGTGGGAATATTTTGCCTG GCACAGTGGTGGACTCCAAAATCTGTCATCCCACGGAGTTTGACTTCTACTTATGTAGCCATGCTGGGATTCAG GGTACAAGCCGTCCAGCTCATTATCATGTGCTATGGGATGAGAACAAGTTTACAGCTGATGCTTTGCAGTCTCTTACAAACAACCTCTGCTATAC ATATGCAAGGTGCACGCGATCTGTGTCTATCG TTCCTCCTGCATACTATGCTCATCTTGCTGCATTCCGAGCTCGTTTTTACATGGAACCAGAGACTTCAGACAGTGGATCAATGATAAGTGGCCTGGCAGCAGGGCGAGGAGGTATGGGTGGAAGTGCTGGTCCCCGAAGCACAAGAGCACCTGTTGCTGCTACTGCTGTGAGACCTCTGCCTGCCCTTAAGGAAAATGTCAAGCGGGTTATGTTTTATTGTTAG